The genomic region TTATCTGAAGCAGGCGGTCGGCCAGGGTGCTTTTTCCATGGTCAATATGAGCAATAATACAGAAGTTTCGGATGAATTTCATAACGCCTGCAAAGATACAAAGAGAAGGTGGTATGGATGAACAGGAAAGCTACCAGCAATTGTTGATACTGAATAATTCCAATTCGTTGAAAAAGAATTATTTGAATCTTTCCAGCATGATAGTAAGAATATCGATGGCTGATCTGGCTATTTTGGTACCAGGTCCGAAAATACCTGCCACACCGTGGTCGTACAGAAACTGATAATCCTGATGAGGAATCACTCCTCCGACAATAACCAGAATATCTTCCCTGCCAGCCTCTTTTAAAAGCCTGATAACTTCAGGAACCAGCGTTTTGTGGCCGGCAGCAAGGCTCGAAACACCCAGAATGTGTACATCATTTTCAACTGCCTGACGTGCTGCCTCGGCAGGGGTCTGAAATAATGGACCAATATCAACATCAAATCCTATATCGGCAAAGCTTGTGGCAATAACCTTGGCTCCGCGATCGTGGCCGTCCTGACCCATTTTGGCTACCATTATTCTTGGCCGTCTGCCGTCAAGCTCTGCAAACTCATCCGCCAGTTGACGGGCTTTTTCAAAATCCTTATCGTTTTCCATAATTGATGAATATACTCCTGATATAGATTTAATGGGAGGTGAGTATCTGCCGAACACCTTTTCCATGGCATAACTGATTTCTCCCAGCGTGGCTTTTTTACGTGCAGCTATGATAGAAAGCTCCAGCAGGTTTCCTTCTCCGCTTTCGCAGCATTTGGTAATATCGTTCAGACTTTCCTCAACCTCTTTCTGATTCCGCGAATTTTTAAGTTCTTTCAGTCTTTTGATCTGATTTTCCCTGACTGCAGTGTTGTCAACCTCCAGAATCTCAAGGGGCATTTCCTTTTCAAGCTTGTATTTATTTACTCCGACAATGATTTCTTCCCCGGAATCAATTTTAGCCTGTTTACGTGCAGCCGATTCTTCAATTCGTAGTTTGGGAAGCCCTGTTTCAATAGCTTTTGCCATACCACCCAGTTGTTCGACTTCTTCTATCAGCTTCCATGCTTTGTGAGCAATTTCATGCGTAAGAAATTCAACAAAGTAAGATCCTGCCCAGGGATCAACAGCTTTACAGATATTCGTTTCTTCCTGAATGTAAATCTGGGTGTTACGTGCAATACGTGCTGAAAAATCAGTGGGTAGGGCAATGGCTTCGTCCAGTGCATTGGTATGCAGGCTTTGGGTATGGCCTAAGGCAGCTCCCATGGCTTCAATACAGGTTCTGGCGATATTATTGAACGGATCTTGTTCGGTCAGGCTCCAGCCGGAGGTCTGGCAATGGGTACGTAATGCCATTGATTTTGGATTCTTAGGATTGAATTGCCTGACAATTTTGGCCCAGAGCATTCT from Sphingobacteriales bacterium harbors:
- the scpA gene encoding methylmalonyl-CoA mutase — its product is MRPDFSKIKSISVKKEESHDTPESVWLTAEQIGVRPKFSLKDLENMEHLNYAAGIPPFLRGPYSTMYVMQPWTIRQYAGFSTAEDSNAFYRRNLAAGQMGLSVAFDLATHRGYDSDHERVVGDVGKAGVAIDSILDMRILFDQIPLDKMSVSMTMNGAVLPVMAFYILAAEEQGVKPNQLSGTIQNDILKEFMVRNTYIYPPQPSMRIIADIFKYTSQNMPKFNSISISGYHIQEAGATAVQELAYTLADGLEYLRTGIHAGLDIDAFAPRISFFWGIGMNHFMEIAKMRAARMLWAKIVRQFNPKNPKSMALRTHCQTSGWSLTEQDPFNNIARTCIEAMGAALGHTQSLHTNALDEAIALPTDFSARIARNTQIYIQEETNICKAVDPWAGSYFVEFLTHEIAHKAWKLIEEVEQLGGMAKAIETGLPKLRIEESAARKQAKIDSGEEIIVGVNKYKLEKEMPLEILEVDNTAVRENQIKRLKELKNSRNQKEVEESLNDITKCCESGEGNLLELSIIAARKKATLGEISYAMEKVFGRYSPPIKSISGVYSSIMENDKDFEKARQLADEFAELDGRRPRIMVAKMGQDGHDRGAKVIATSFADIGFDVDIGPLFQTPAEAARQAVENDVHILGVSSLAAGHKTLVPEVIRLLKEAGREDILVIVGGVIPHQDYQFLYDHGVAGIFGPGTKIARSAIDILTIMLERFK